The genomic region GCTTTGCAAAACAGGGGCGCGTCTGTAAACATGCTCCAGCGAAGATCACACAATGCCAATTCCCCATGGATATAAGACGCCTCAAATCCTTCATCGTCATCGTGGACAGCGGCAGCATCACGCGTGCGGCGGACATCCTGCATCTTGCCCAGCCGGCACTGAGCCAGCAACTGGCGGCACTTGAGGAACATTTCGGCCAGAAACTGCTGATCCGCAGCCAGCAGGGCGTCACCATGACCGACGCAGGCCATGCGGTCTACCGGCATGCCCAGATCATCCTGCGTCAGATGGAACAGGCGCAGGCAGACGCCGCGGCCGCCGGTAATTCGCTTGCAGGGCGCGTTTCCGTGGGGCTCGTGCCGTTCAGCAGCGCCGCCACGCTGTCTGTCGAACTCCTGGCCGAGACAAGAAAACGGCATCCCGGTATTCTGCTTCACCTGACCGAAAGCGTCGGCCAGACCTATAGTCAGATGATCATGAACGGCAGGCTGGAAATGGCCCTGATCCACGGGGTCGGCCCGATCAAGGGCGTCCGGTTCGAACCGATTCTGAGTGAAGAATTCTACCTCGTGGCACATCGCGACTTCGCCATCGAAGCGGATTCCAAACCCATTCCGGTTGGAGCGCTCGACGGATTGCCGATGCTGTTGCCGCCGATCTACAATTTCGTGCGCCGCGCGGTGGATACCGCATTCACGCGCAGTCGAATCAATCTCAAGGTCGTGGCGGAAGTCGAAATCGTGCGGACGCTCGCCCGCGCTGTAGGAACGGGCCTCGGAGCGACCATCATGCCGAAGGCCATTGCCGATCGCATCGTGTCGGAATCGAGCGAGCCTCTCGTTTGCCGGCTGCTCTCTCCCAGGCTCGAGGAAACGCTGTCACTTTGCACGTCCGATCAGAGTTCGCTGTCAGAGCCGGCATTCGCCGTCAAGGACATTCTCGTCGAACTGACCGGGCGGCTGAAACTTTAGAGCCCGCGAGCAGGACGAATGCCCTCCGGCCCGGCAACCGGACCGGAAGGCTGCGGTCACGAGTTAGCGCATATCCCCGCAGAACTGGGCGATGCGTGCGCAGCCCTCATTGAGCATTTCCATGCTTGTCGC from Rhizobium gallicum bv. gallicum R602sp harbors:
- the nac gene encoding nitrogen assimilation transcriptional regulator NAC; protein product: MDIRRLKSFIVIVDSGSITRAADILHLAQPALSQQLAALEEHFGQKLLIRSQQGVTMTDAGHAVYRHAQIILRQMEQAQADAAAAGNSLAGRVSVGLVPFSSAATLSVELLAETRKRHPGILLHLTESVGQTYSQMIMNGRLEMALIHGVGPIKGVRFEPILSEEFYLVAHRDFAIEADSKPIPVGALDGLPMLLPPIYNFVRRAVDTAFTRSRINLKVVAEVEIVRTLARAVGTGLGATIMPKAIADRIVSESSEPLVCRLLSPRLEETLSLCTSDQSSLSEPAFAVKDILVELTGRLKL